A single Haloglycomyces albus DSM 45210 DNA region contains:
- a CDS encoding siderophore-interacting protein — protein sequence MGRGVEGFVLKLMGSKDFTVTVTDAEQITDHYRRVHCDDGGLLQQIDPHPTMWIRLWFDNGGKPHQRAYTVVNPNPQKGTFSLDFALHDGCAANWARTAQPGDTIEATVQGTGFTGPDPAPEHLYLIGDPASIPAINSLLRHHSELPATVWLETGHESDTDIPLATVADHHEIHWVPRKNQGQALTDEVRAVLPDAIMEPERAYVWIACEAAVTRTLASFARKELGLPKNRVHALGYWRSR from the coding sequence GTGGGACGTGGAGTCGAGGGGTTCGTACTGAAACTCATGGGGAGCAAGGACTTCACCGTGACCGTTACCGATGCCGAACAAATAACCGACCATTATCGTCGCGTACACTGCGATGACGGCGGCCTGCTCCAGCAGATCGATCCGCACCCGACAATGTGGATACGTCTGTGGTTCGACAACGGCGGGAAACCACATCAACGCGCCTACACCGTCGTGAACCCGAACCCTCAGAAGGGAACCTTCAGCCTCGATTTCGCACTGCACGACGGCTGCGCCGCCAATTGGGCCCGAACCGCACAGCCCGGTGACACCATCGAGGCAACGGTGCAGGGAACCGGCTTTACCGGCCCCGATCCGGCACCTGAGCACCTCTACCTTATCGGTGACCCCGCCTCGATCCCGGCGATCAACTCGCTGCTTCGCCACCACTCCGAATTGCCCGCAACCGTCTGGTTGGAAACCGGCCACGAATCCGATACCGACATACCCCTCGCAACCGTCGCCGACCACCATGAGATTCACTGGGTTCCACGAAAAAACCAAGGGCAGGCACTCACCGACGAGGTTAGAGCCGTGCTTCCCGACGCGATCATGGAACCGGAACGAGCCTACGTCTGGATCGCCTGTGAAGCCGCCGTCACCCGTACGCTGGCATCATTCGCCCGCAAGGAACTGGGACTCCCCAAAAACCGAGTACACGCCCTCGGCTATTGGCGCTCGCGTTGA
- a CDS encoding FdhF/YdeP family oxidoreductase, with the protein MTKGSRAKRLKISSPEDDAVGIPAVVNSIWSAQKQMGPRRWFPILKALNKDGGIDCPSCAWPDPERRRPAEFCENGAKAIAEEATARGIGADFFARHSVEELSQRSGYWLGQQGRLTEPLYLDADATHYRPISWEEAYALVADELDNLDSPDQAVFYTSGRTGNEAAFLYQLFARKLGTNNLPDCSNMCHESTSSALSETIGIGKGSVLFDDFHHTDLIVVVGQNPGTNHPRMLTTLEEAKRQGARIVSINPLPETGLERYHDPQSIRGLVGPGTQLSDLHLPIRVGGDLALFSALNRSLIEAEAVDGDFIETYTDGYHDYSEALLSTPAEEFWEKIDDYTGLARYEIDQLLSLIQRSRSVIVCWAMGLTQHEHSVPTLREVVNHLLLRGNIGKPGSGLCPVRGHSNVQGDRTMGIWERPPRAFLDALAREFDFEPPREDGLDTVNAIRAMRAGEVRFFMAMGGNFVSAGPDTEVTEAAMRNCELSVQVSTKLNRSHVVTGRRALILPALGRTDRDHQAGGEQFVTVEDSFSKVHTSQGKVAPIGRTMKSEPAIVCDLAEAVFGADDSIEWSDLKADYDRIRDHISRIVPGFEDFNRRVREPNGFTLPHPPRDSRTFPTDTGRANLTSNRLRAPSVKPDELILQTLRSHDQFNTTIYGLNDRYRGVHHGRQVVFVNPVDATRRSLEDGATVDLISIDADGKERRASRFRLVHYPTAKGCAAAYYPETNVLVSLDSVAEQSNTPASKSVPIRLERSSVVARS; encoded by the coding sequence ATGACAAAAGGTTCCCGAGCCAAACGTCTGAAGATCTCATCGCCGGAAGACGACGCCGTAGGGATTCCAGCGGTCGTCAACAGTATCTGGTCGGCCCAAAAACAGATGGGTCCGCGTCGGTGGTTCCCCATCCTCAAAGCGCTGAACAAAGACGGCGGAATCGACTGCCCCAGCTGTGCCTGGCCCGACCCCGAGCGGCGACGGCCGGCGGAATTCTGCGAAAACGGCGCCAAAGCCATCGCGGAGGAGGCGACCGCGCGCGGCATCGGTGCCGATTTCTTTGCTCGACATTCGGTAGAGGAACTGTCCCAGCGAAGTGGCTACTGGCTGGGACAGCAAGGCCGCCTCACCGAACCGCTCTACCTCGACGCCGACGCCACCCATTACCGCCCCATCTCCTGGGAGGAGGCGTACGCGCTCGTCGCCGACGAACTCGACAACCTCGACAGTCCCGATCAAGCGGTCTTCTATACCTCCGGACGCACCGGAAACGAAGCGGCCTTCCTCTACCAGCTCTTCGCTCGTAAACTCGGCACCAACAACCTCCCCGACTGTTCGAACATGTGCCACGAGTCGACGTCATCGGCGTTGTCGGAAACCATCGGCATCGGCAAGGGCTCCGTGCTGTTCGACGACTTCCACCACACCGACCTCATCGTGGTCGTCGGCCAGAACCCCGGTACGAACCACCCGCGAATGCTGACGACTCTCGAAGAGGCCAAACGTCAGGGCGCCCGGATCGTATCGATCAATCCGCTGCCCGAGACAGGATTGGAAAGGTACCACGATCCACAGTCGATTCGAGGTCTGGTCGGTCCCGGAACCCAACTGTCCGACCTCCACCTACCGATTCGAGTCGGTGGAGATCTGGCGCTCTTCAGCGCTCTCAACCGATCTCTCATTGAGGCCGAAGCAGTCGACGGTGATTTCATCGAGACGTACACCGACGGATACCACGACTACTCCGAGGCGTTGCTGTCCACTCCCGCAGAGGAATTCTGGGAGAAGATCGACGACTACACCGGCCTGGCACGATACGAGATCGATCAACTACTGTCTCTCATCCAGCGTTCCCGTTCGGTCATCGTATGTTGGGCCATGGGCCTCACCCAGCACGAACACTCCGTCCCCACCCTGCGGGAAGTGGTCAACCATCTACTGCTGCGCGGCAATATCGGCAAGCCCGGATCCGGACTGTGTCCCGTACGCGGGCACTCCAACGTGCAAGGGGACCGAACCATGGGCATTTGGGAGCGCCCACCACGTGCGTTCCTGGACGCGCTCGCCCGCGAGTTCGATTTCGAACCTCCGCGGGAGGACGGTCTGGATACCGTCAACGCGATTCGGGCCATGCGTGCGGGAGAGGTCCGTTTCTTCATGGCCATGGGCGGCAACTTCGTCTCCGCCGGCCCCGACACCGAAGTGACCGAAGCGGCCATGCGCAACTGTGAGTTGAGCGTCCAGGTATCGACGAAGCTGAACCGTTCGCACGTGGTGACCGGGCGTCGGGCACTGATCCTTCCCGCTCTGGGTCGTACCGACCGCGATCACCAAGCCGGTGGGGAGCAATTCGTTACCGTGGAGGATTCCTTCAGCAAGGTGCACACGTCGCAAGGCAAGGTGGCGCCGATCGGTCGGACGATGAAAAGCGAACCCGCCATCGTCTGCGACCTGGCCGAGGCGGTGTTCGGTGCGGACGACTCCATAGAATGGAGTGATTTGAAAGCCGACTACGACCGCATTCGCGACCACATATCCCGGATCGTCCCCGGGTTTGAGGATTTCAACCGCAGAGTACGTGAACCCAATGGTTTCACCCTTCCCCACCCGCCGCGTGACAGTCGTACGTTCCCCACCGACACCGGCCGGGCCAACCTCACGTCCAATCGCCTGCGAGCACCCTCGGTCAAACCGGACGAGTTGATCCTGCAGACCTTGCGCTCGCACGATCAGTTCAATACCACGATTTACGGCTTGAACGACCGATACCGGGGTGTACATCATGGACGTCAGGTGGTGTTCGTCAATCCCGTCGACGCCACAAGGCGGAGTCTTGAGGACGGAGCCACGGTGGATTTGATATCGATTGATGCCGATGGAAAGGAACGAAGAGCGTCACGTTTTCGCCTGGTTCATTACCCTACGGCGAAGGGGTGCGCGGCGGCGTATTACCCGGAGACCAACGTCCTGGTGTCGCTGGATTCGGTGGCCGAGCAGTCCAATACGCCCGCGTCGAAATCAGTTCCGATTCGTCTGGAACGCAGTTCCGTCGTGGCGCGGAGCTAG
- the fdhD gene encoding formate dehydrogenase accessory sulfurtransferase FdhD translates to MGRRVTRRRITAVRDDRPRSTLDSVIVEEPLEIRISQASYTTTMRTPGDDFDFTCGHLYTEGVIVRADDLVSVGYCRRNGADVYNIVDVRLADHITAPCARDHPVTSACGVCGSTSIADIMDRIPRQNVGTERISRRQLVDMHRRMRPAQKLFDRTGGNHAAALFDDAGEPAVVREDIGRHNAVDKVIGWAWREGRLPLRGDSLAVTSRASFDIVQKAAMAGIGLLSVVSAPSSLAVDLAAQAGMTLVAFNRGDRFNVYTHPERIDGLLDP, encoded by the coding sequence ATGGGCCGTCGTGTCACCCGCCGCCGGATTACCGCCGTACGCGATGATCGTCCCCGCTCAACTCTGGATTCGGTGATCGTGGAGGAGCCGTTGGAAATTCGTATCTCCCAGGCGTCCTATACGACCACGATGCGCACCCCGGGAGACGATTTCGACTTCACCTGTGGGCATCTGTACACCGAAGGGGTCATCGTGCGGGCCGACGACCTCGTCTCCGTCGGATACTGCCGTCGCAACGGGGCGGACGTTTACAACATTGTGGACGTCCGGTTGGCCGATCACATCACGGCGCCGTGTGCCCGGGACCATCCGGTCACCAGTGCCTGCGGCGTGTGTGGATCGACGTCGATTGCCGACATCATGGATCGGATACCTCGACAAAACGTAGGCACTGAGCGTATCTCTCGGCGGCAACTCGTCGACATGCATCGGAGGATGCGCCCCGCGCAAAAGCTGTTCGATCGAACCGGCGGCAATCACGCCGCCGCACTCTTCGACGACGCCGGAGAACCGGCGGTCGTTCGGGAGGACATCGGGCGTCATAACGCCGTCGACAAGGTCATCGGTTGGGCGTGGCGGGAAGGTCGCCTTCCGCTGCGCGGTGACAGTCTGGCCGTCACCAGTCGGGCCTCGTTCGACATCGTCCAGAAGGCCGCCATGGCCGGGATCGGTCTCCTGTCGGTCGTCTCTGCTCCCTCGTCGCTCGCGGTGGATCTCGCGGCGCAGGCGGGGATGACCTTGGTGGCGTTCAATCGTGGTGACCGTTTCAATGTCTACACTCACCCGGAACGCATCGACGGGCTACTGGATCCATAG
- a CDS encoding lysine N(6)-hydroxylase/L-ornithine N(5)-oxygenase family protein → MHDYDFIAVGIGPFNLGLACLSRPVDGLDGIFLERKSTVDWHPGMLIPGTTMQVPFMADLVTMADPTSPYSFLNYLKNVGRLYPFYIRESFFPLRSEYQSYLRWVAERLDNVRFRREVDSVVWDEGTGHYLVTAATPEGTETYRAPKLIVGTGPRPYIPSALRGEPERCVHSSEYVNRSAELKQSDSITVVGSGQSAAEIYADLLDGAIDGGYEVNWVTRSPRFFPMEYTKLTLEFTSPEYVDYFYDLPGSERDRLNRDQRNLYKGIDADLINAIYDRLYQLKHDHGGAPTRLWTNTELEELATEGDRIRLRLRQVEQDEPFSLTTDKVVMATGYRNEIPGFLEPVRDRLRLDGQGRWNARRDYAVDDAGTIFVQNGELATHGFVTPDLGMGAYRNSHLIRTLTGKEVYPVEERIAFQEFGVGE, encoded by the coding sequence ATGCACGATTACGATTTCATTGCCGTGGGCATCGGACCGTTCAATCTCGGTCTTGCCTGCTTGAGCCGGCCCGTCGACGGTTTGGATGGGATATTCCTGGAGCGTAAGTCTACTGTGGACTGGCATCCCGGGATGTTGATTCCCGGCACCACCATGCAGGTTCCGTTCATGGCCGACCTGGTGACCATGGCCGACCCCACGAGCCCGTACTCGTTCCTCAACTATTTGAAGAACGTTGGCCGCCTGTACCCGTTCTACATTCGGGAGTCCTTTTTCCCCCTGCGCAGCGAATATCAAAGCTACCTGCGGTGGGTAGCCGAGCGACTCGACAACGTGCGGTTCCGCCGCGAAGTCGACTCCGTGGTATGGGATGAGGGTACGGGACACTACCTTGTCACCGCCGCAACGCCGGAAGGGACGGAGACCTACCGAGCACCGAAACTGATCGTGGGCACCGGCCCCAGGCCGTATATCCCCTCCGCGCTGCGCGGAGAGCCCGAGCGGTGTGTGCACTCAAGCGAATACGTGAACCGAAGCGCGGAGCTGAAGCAATCCGATTCGATCACGGTCGTGGGATCGGGGCAGAGCGCCGCGGAGATCTATGCGGACCTCCTCGACGGCGCGATCGACGGAGGTTATGAGGTCAACTGGGTGACGCGGTCGCCCCGTTTCTTCCCCATGGAATACACCAAATTGACCCTGGAGTTCACCAGCCCGGAGTACGTCGATTACTTCTACGACCTTCCCGGGAGCGAGCGCGATCGCCTCAATCGCGACCAACGCAACCTCTATAAGGGGATTGACGCCGATCTGATCAATGCGATCTATGACCGCTTGTATCAATTGAAACACGATCACGGCGGGGCACCGACGCGATTGTGGACGAATACCGAGCTGGAGGAGTTGGCGACCGAAGGCGATCGAATTCGTCTTCGACTGCGGCAGGTGGAGCAGGATGAACCGTTCTCACTCACCACGGACAAGGTCGTGATGGCCACCGGATACCGCAACGAGATTCCCGGCTTCCTCGAACCGGTACGAGACCGACTGCGTTTGGACGGACAGGGTCGGTGGAACGCACGAAGAGATTACGCGGTCGACGATGCGGGGACGATCTTCGTGCAGAACGGGGAGTTGGCGACCCACGGTTTCGTCACGCCTGATTTGGGTATGGGTGCCTATCGCAATTCTCATCTCATTCGTACTCTCACCGGAAAGGAAGTCTATCCGGTGGAAGAACGCATTGCCTTTCAAGAATTCGGAGTCGGGGAGTGA
- a CDS encoding GNAT family N-acetyltransferase — MERTGMAFTLYRDDWGVPHLWSDDPIELSLAQGWEAAADRGIQIESERRRAEGRSAAVRGRTDLDWDRFARQARIDDTGYRAYQCLDRDTATWVHAYTEGINLYLATHDTGVAAWNPWTPLSIWLSHHILFGSGFPAKLWRDRVATVLGEEAVDLFATDGPNSAGSNGWLIPGHRTAHGHPILAGDPHRIIERPGLYQQIRLACPDFDVLGFAVPGVPGIPHFGHTGTAAWGITNAMADSQDLFWEQLRFHHDGHVTALGPDGDEPVHVHQETIKVSDGTSETVTVMETERGPVIAGNNDTGWLSLRCPSRSEKDLGFAALPELLRANTIADIDNAVDHWVLPVNVVMAADARGGHLHRVAGRVPSRDRADAIRPRSARNRRYRWPDGMAKLPRHNITDMAVMANDSDLVGHLGIEFAPPHRANRIRTLLNTAEKWTSDDMERVFTDTLLPSAEPLVRAVSRQNSLTPAASRLQHRLSQWDRRMEAGSMEATWFARLRSQVVAAIADVPNFSALADDPNTSGVFQAWLSLRPRIAFTLEYLLSRDNLLLAHDQVEAIVADALERTAAENETVPPWGSVHTVSVWQSEMGREDRLEIGGDHDCVLSTTSVPGVTDGCVRGPAARWVWDLSSRDRSRWIVPFGASGVVGNPHESDQLPLWQQGCLIRVVTDWQELHKEFTMTETQTLTMRRATFTHRIPDFGTVRLVEVNPDADIDLIHRWVHEPRARFWGMNDLDKEQVRDIYRYLDSLSTHHVYLVVRGDSPVALFQTYQPDADPVGECYDVQPGDIGAHLLVSPISDGTLVADFTAQLMRVFAKFLFADPTRQRVVVEPDARNDKALKRLRRAGFALGPEVDLPDKRARLAFLDRRTAESL; from the coding sequence ATGGAAAGGACGGGGATGGCGTTCACTCTGTATCGGGACGACTGGGGAGTTCCTCACCTCTGGAGCGACGATCCGATCGAGCTGTCCCTTGCTCAAGGTTGGGAGGCCGCAGCCGACAGAGGAATACAGATCGAGTCGGAACGACGACGCGCAGAAGGACGTTCCGCCGCGGTTCGGGGACGAACCGACCTCGATTGGGATCGCTTCGCCCGACAGGCTCGCATCGACGATACCGGTTACCGCGCCTACCAATGCCTTGACCGGGATACCGCTACCTGGGTACACGCCTATACCGAAGGTATCAATCTCTACCTCGCCACTCACGACACCGGTGTCGCAGCCTGGAATCCCTGGACCCCATTGTCCATTTGGCTGTCTCACCACATCCTTTTCGGTTCGGGATTTCCCGCAAAGCTCTGGCGCGACCGAGTGGCCACCGTCCTCGGCGAGGAGGCCGTTGACCTCTTCGCCACCGACGGCCCGAATTCCGCCGGAAGCAATGGATGGTTGATCCCGGGGCACCGAACCGCCCATGGTCACCCCATTCTCGCCGGGGATCCCCACCGCATCATCGAACGCCCCGGTCTCTATCAACAAATTCGCTTGGCCTGTCCCGACTTCGACGTGCTCGGCTTCGCCGTACCGGGAGTCCCGGGAATTCCCCACTTCGGGCATACCGGAACAGCGGCCTGGGGAATCACCAATGCCATGGCCGACAGTCAGGACCTCTTCTGGGAACAACTGCGATTTCACCACGATGGTCACGTGACCGCACTCGGCCCAGACGGGGACGAACCCGTGCACGTGCATCAGGAGACGATCAAGGTCTCTGACGGCACGAGCGAGACGGTCACGGTCATGGAAACGGAACGCGGGCCCGTTATCGCCGGCAATAACGACACTGGATGGTTGAGCCTGCGATGTCCCAGTCGGTCGGAAAAAGATCTAGGTTTCGCCGCTCTACCGGAACTTTTGCGGGCCAATACCATTGCTGATATCGACAACGCCGTCGACCACTGGGTCTTGCCGGTCAACGTCGTCATGGCCGCCGACGCCCGTGGCGGACACCTGCATCGCGTCGCCGGTCGCGTCCCGTCTCGCGATCGCGCCGACGCGATCCGACCCCGTTCGGCCCGGAATCGCCGTTACCGGTGGCCGGACGGAATGGCCAAGCTGCCGCGTCACAACATTACCGACATGGCCGTCATGGCAAACGACAGTGATCTGGTGGGGCACTTGGGGATCGAATTCGCCCCACCGCACCGAGCGAACCGCATTCGGACGTTGCTCAACACGGCGGAGAAATGGACGTCAGACGATATGGAACGGGTATTCACCGACACGCTGTTGCCGTCCGCCGAGCCCCTCGTACGCGCGGTTTCGCGCCAGAACTCGTTGACCCCCGCCGCGTCTCGCCTACAACACCGCTTGTCCCAGTGGGATCGGCGTATGGAGGCCGGAAGCATGGAGGCGACCTGGTTTGCCCGGCTGCGCTCGCAGGTGGTCGCCGCCATCGCCGATGTGCCGAATTTTTCGGCCCTGGCGGACGATCCGAACACGTCGGGGGTATTTCAAGCGTGGCTGAGTCTACGTCCACGCATCGCCTTCACGCTCGAATATCTCCTTTCGCGGGACAACCTTCTCCTAGCCCACGACCAGGTGGAGGCGATCGTCGCTGACGCTTTGGAACGGACCGCTGCTGAAAACGAAACGGTTCCTCCGTGGGGATCAGTGCATACCGTATCGGTCTGGCAGAGCGAGATGGGTCGAGAGGACCGCCTCGAGATCGGCGGCGATCACGACTGTGTGCTCTCCACGACCAGCGTTCCGGGAGTGACCGATGGCTGCGTGCGTGGACCTGCCGCTCGGTGGGTTTGGGACCTGTCGTCGCGAGACCGCAGTCGCTGGATCGTCCCGTTCGGGGCGTCCGGCGTCGTGGGCAACCCGCATGAAAGCGACCAACTTCCCCTATGGCAACAGGGATGTCTTATTCGTGTCGTCACCGATTGGCAAGAGCTACACAAGGAGTTCACTATGACCGAAACTCAGACCCTGACAATGCGACGAGCCACGTTCACCCACCGAATTCCAGATTTCGGAACAGTGCGACTCGTTGAAGTGAACCCGGACGCCGATATCGATCTCATCCATCGATGGGTTCATGAGCCGCGTGCCCGCTTCTGGGGCATGAACGACCTCGATAAGGAACAAGTCCGAGACATCTATCGGTACTTGGATTCCCTGTCGACCCATCATGTTTACCTCGTCGTGCGGGGTGATTCGCCGGTGGCCCTATTTCAGACCTACCAGCCGGACGCCGATCCCGTCGGCGAGTGTTACGACGTGCAGCCCGGCGACATCGGCGCGCATCTCCTCGTTTCCCCGATAAGCGACGGCACTCTCGTTGCCGACTTCACCGCACAGCTCATGCGCGTCTTTGCGAAGTTCCTCTTTGCCGATCCCACGCGCCAGCGTGTCGTGGTGGAACCGGACGCTCGAAACGACAAGGCCCTTAAACGTCTCCGCAGAGCCGGTTTCGCCCTTGGCCCAGAGGTCGACCTGCCGGACAAACGCGCACGTCTGGCCTTTTTGGATCGTCGTACCGCCGAATCGCTGTAA
- a CDS encoding GNAT family N-acetyltransferase, whose product MTNTSVYESVDPQLGEMALRPIDPVADAELLSSWLRDPKSKYWMAQNATAESVRHEYESMRSDPYAEALMGLHRGAPRFFIEVYEPSQSELSGRYEHREGDIGMHVLTAPTRQRLQGFTRAVMRVTMEYLFDAQGARRVVVEPDVDNTAIHRLNSWVGFKPDTELRLNDKVALLSFCTKANFQASEAKERG is encoded by the coding sequence GTGACGAATACGAGCGTTTACGAAAGCGTTGATCCGCAGCTTGGGGAGATGGCCCTGCGGCCGATCGACCCGGTGGCGGACGCCGAGCTGTTGAGTAGTTGGCTACGAGATCCCAAGAGCAAATATTGGATGGCCCAGAACGCTACGGCGGAAAGCGTCCGTCATGAATACGAGTCCATGCGCTCGGATCCTTACGCAGAGGCGCTGATGGGCCTGCACCGGGGAGCACCACGCTTCTTCATCGAAGTGTACGAGCCGAGCCAAAGCGAACTGTCGGGGCGATACGAGCATAGGGAGGGCGACATTGGAATGCACGTCCTCACCGCCCCGACCCGGCAACGCCTGCAGGGATTCACCCGCGCGGTAATGCGCGTCACCATGGAGTACCTCTTCGACGCTCAGGGCGCACGACGAGTCGTGGTGGAGCCCGATGTGGACAACACCGCCATTCACCGCCTGAACTCCTGGGTCGGATTCAAGCCGGACACCGAGCTGCGATTGAACGACAAGGTGGCTCTGTTGAGTTTCTGCACCAAGGCCAACTTTCAAGCCTCCGAAGCGAAGGAACGGGGATAA
- a CDS encoding IucA/IucC family protein yields MERTTIDHLRPEYWEAETRRLLAKAIGEFSHERLLHPELSGDTYVVVGRRYRWTFQARRLPLDHWIVDGASLECRDREDGDECELSAAEFIVDLREALGLNDVVLPVYLEELASTLNRAVWQRAHGQPSASELAEGDFQTIEAAMTAGHPCFVAGSGRLGMSIDDYAAYAPETAASVRLEWVALRRDESLFVSTEGDTTTMAKEVTGPDWDWICERLDGLHLTVDDVHLIPVHPWQWRNKIAIAFAAEIATGRIVHLGQGSCSYQAQQSIRTFFNRTDPSQPYVKTAMSVLNMGFMRGLSTDYMELTPRINRFVADIVHTDPTLQESGVRVLREHSAGGYWHPIYTACAPKGSPYRKFLAALWRESPIPYLDDDEQPATMASLLHLDEQGRPLVSELVRRSGISARQWLREYTEAYLTPLVHCLYKYGLAFMPHGENVILVLRNGRVRRVFLKDIGEEITFLNGITTVPEDLERVTEQVSDAEFPLSILTDVVDCFLRFLAGIMDDDGILPWSAFWEVVADVLERYQRRHPELNNRFARWDLRADTFRLSCLNRLQLRDNTSLVDLENQSDSLVYAGDLDNPLAAEHSE; encoded by the coding sequence ATGGAACGCACCACGATCGATCATCTGCGGCCCGAGTATTGGGAGGCCGAAACACGTCGTTTGCTGGCCAAAGCGATCGGCGAGTTTTCCCATGAACGCCTGCTGCACCCCGAGCTCTCCGGCGACACCTATGTGGTCGTCGGCCGCCGGTACCGATGGACGTTCCAGGCGCGTAGGCTCCCTCTCGACCACTGGATCGTCGACGGAGCGAGTCTTGAATGCCGCGATCGGGAGGACGGCGACGAATGCGAATTGAGTGCGGCCGAATTCATTGTGGATCTGCGAGAGGCGCTCGGCCTGAACGATGTCGTCCTACCGGTGTACCTCGAAGAACTGGCGTCCACCCTCAATCGGGCCGTCTGGCAACGCGCACACGGCCAACCGAGTGCCTCCGAACTGGCCGAAGGGGATTTCCAGACGATTGAGGCGGCAATGACTGCCGGCCATCCCTGTTTCGTCGCCGGATCGGGGCGCCTGGGAATGAGTATCGACGATTACGCCGCCTATGCGCCGGAGACGGCCGCCTCGGTGCGTCTGGAGTGGGTGGCTTTGCGCCGTGACGAGTCGCTCTTCGTGAGTACGGAGGGCGATACGACCACAATGGCGAAGGAGGTGACCGGCCCGGACTGGGACTGGATCTGCGAACGTTTGGACGGCCTGCACTTGACCGTCGACGACGTCCATCTGATTCCCGTTCACCCGTGGCAGTGGCGCAATAAGATCGCCATCGCCTTCGCCGCCGAGATCGCCACCGGTCGCATTGTGCATCTCGGTCAAGGGAGTTGTTCTTATCAGGCGCAGCAGTCGATTCGGACGTTCTTCAACCGGACCGATCCAAGTCAACCGTATGTCAAGACCGCCATGTCGGTGCTCAACATGGGGTTCATGCGGGGCCTGTCGACCGATTACATGGAGCTGACGCCGCGGATCAATCGATTCGTCGCCGACATCGTCCACACCGATCCGACGCTGCAGGAATCCGGGGTGCGCGTGCTGCGGGAACACTCCGCTGGAGGGTACTGGCACCCGATTTACACCGCTTGCGCGCCGAAGGGCTCCCCCTATCGGAAGTTCTTGGCGGCGCTGTGGCGGGAAAGCCCCATTCCGTACCTTGACGACGATGAGCAGCCCGCCACAATGGCGAGTCTGCTCCATCTCGACGAACAGGGTCGTCCACTGGTGTCGGAGTTGGTGAGACGTTCCGGTATCTCCGCACGGCAGTGGTTGCGCGAATATACGGAGGCCTATCTGACCCCGTTGGTGCACTGTCTGTACAAATACGGCTTGGCTTTCATGCCGCATGGAGAGAACGTGATCCTGGTGTTGCGGAACGGCCGGGTACGACGGGTGTTTCTCAAGGACATCGGGGAGGAGATTACGTTCCTGAACGGGATCACCACCGTTCCCGAGGATTTGGAACGGGTCACCGAGCAGGTATCCGATGCGGAGTTTCCGCTGTCCATCCTGACCGACGTAGTGGACTGTTTCCTACGATTCCTCGCGGGCATCATGGACGACGACGGGATCCTGCCGTGGAGTGCCTTCTGGGAGGTCGTCGCGGATGTACTGGAGCGCTATCAGCGGCGGCATCCGGAATTGAACAACAGGTTCGCGCGATGGGACCTGCGAGCAGACACTTTCCGGCTGTCATGTCTGAACCGCTTGCAGTTGCGGGACAACACGTCTCTGGTTGACTTGGAGAATCAATCCGACAGTTTGGTCTATGCGGGGGATCTCGACAATCCCTTGGCAGCCGAACATTCCGAGTGA